Genomic window (Trueperaceae bacterium):
GCGTGCTCGCCGTAGCCGTGAGCTACGACGACGAGCGCTCGAGGCGCGCCTTCCGGGTTCCAGCTGAGGGTATGGAGGGTGGTGCCGCCCGTCCCCTTGAACGAGCCGCTCCTGCGCCGGTTCACTGGCTGTCGAGCTCGATCAGTTCGAAGGTTACGTCCTCGAGCACCGGATTGGCCAGCGTCTTGCGCGCCACCTCGTCGAGCTGCTTCTCGAGTGCCTCACGTTCGCCGCTCAGCTTCATCTCGATGCGCTTCCCCACTCGCAGGTCGCTGATGTTGTCGTGGCCCAGCCGCTTGAGGGTCGTCTCGACGGTACGTCCTTGGGGGTCGAGGATCGACCGCTTGAGCATCACTTCGACGACGGCACGGTACTCAGGCATCGATCTCCTCGTGCGCCCCGCCCCCTTCGACCCGGCGCAGCACTTCCTCGTAGGCTTCTTCGACACGCCCGAGGTCACGTCGGAAGCGGTCCTTGTCCAACTTCTCGCCCGTCCGAGCGTCCCAGAGACGACAGGTGTCGGGGCTTATCTCGTCGGCCAACACCAGCTCTCCGTCGGGTGTGCGGCCGAACTCCATCTTGAAATCGACCAGGTCGAGGTCCCGGTCCATCAAGAAGTGGCCGAGCGCCTCGTTCACTTCGATCGCCAGTTCGAACATGCGCGTAAGGTCGTCCTCACTGGCGAAACCTAGGGCGACGGCGGTTGCGTCGTTCATCGGTGGGTCGCCCAGTTCGTCCGATTTGTAGCACCACTCGATAACCGTCGGATCGAGTTCTAGCCCCTCGTCGACCCCGTAGCGCTTCGCGAACGAGCCGGCGGTGCGGTTCCTGACGATCACTTCGACCGGGACTATCTCGACCGCCCGCACCAGCTGCTCCCGTTCGCTCAGCTTGCCGACGAGGTGAGTCGGCACGCCGTGCTGGGCCAACATCGCGAACAAGCGGCACGAGATGGCGTTGTTGATGATCCCTTTGCGTGCGATCGTGCCACGTTTCTGAGCATTGAAGGCGGTGGCGTCATCCTTGTACTCGACGATGAAGAGTTCCGGGTCGGCCGTCTCCCAGACCTTCTTCGCCTTGCCCTCGTACTTGAGGCGCGTCCGATCGGGTGGCTTCTCCACGAGCGGACTATAGCAAGGCGGGCAGAGGACCTGTCGCGGGCCTCCGGGCGGCGCCGGTCCCGGCTTCTCGGCTAGAGGCCGAACCGACCGTAGATATCGTCTACGTGCCGTAGATACCAGGCCGGATCGAAGGCGGCGGCGAGCTCCTGGGCGCTGAGCGGGTTGTCGGGGTCTCGGGCCAACAGCTCGCGGAGGTGGGTCCCCTCCTCCCAGCTGCGCAGGCTGTTCCTCTGGACGATCTCGTACGCCTGCTCGCGCATCATCCCGTGTTCCACCAGCATGTGAAGCACCCGTTGGGAGTAGACGAGTCCGTTGAGCGCCTCGAGGTTGCGCCGCATCGCCTCGGGGTAGACGACCAGGTCCGTCACGACCCGAGTCGTCCGGCGAGCAGCGTAGCTGGCCAGGGTGGTCGAATCCGGAAGGATCACCCGTTCTACCGAGGAGTGGGAGATGTCCCGCTCGTGCCACAGGACGACGTTCTCGAGGGCCGCCTGCAGGTTGGAGCGCAGAAGTCGGGCGATCCCGCTGATGTTCTCCGTTGCGATCGGGTTCTTCTTGTGCGGCATGCTCGACGAGCCGGTCTGGCCCCGCGCGAACCCCTCCTGAGCCTCACGCACTTCGGTTCGCTGCAGGTGGCGGATCTCCACGGCGATGCGTTCCAGCGTGGTGCCCAGGATGGCGAGTGATGACATCAGCTGCGCGTGCCGGTCCCGGGCCACGGTCTGGTTGGTGATGGCGTCGGATTGTAGGCCGAGGCCCTTCGACACATGCGCTTCGATGCTGGGGGGTACGTGCGCGTAGGTGCCCACCGACCCCGATACCATCGCCACCGAGACCCCGTCGCGTGCCGCTTCCAGCCGTAGCAGGTCGCGACCGAGGGCGGCGTAGAAGTTGAGGAATTTGAGACCGAACGTCATCGGTTCGGCGTGGATGCCGTGGGTCCGGCCGATGACGGGGGTGTGCCTGTGTTCGACGGCTCGCTCGCGCACGACCTCGCGGAGTGCTTCGACATCGGCGATTACCAGGCTCATGGCATCGCGCAGCAGCAAGTTCTGGGCGGTGTCCACGACGTCGGTAGAGGTGAGGCCCAGGTGGATGAAGCGCGCCTCTTCCCCAGCCCTCTCGGTGAGTGCGCGGGTGAAGGCGACGATGTCGTGCCGGGTAGTCTTCTCGATCTCGGCGACGCGCCTGGCGAACTCCTCGTCCAGGGGGTGGTCCTCCAGCCTCTGCCTGATCCGCTCGGCGGTTCCGGCGGGCACCTCCCCCAACTCCTCCCACGCCTCGGTGGCCGCCAGTTCGACCGCCAACCAGGTTCGGTAACGATTCGCCTCGCTCCAGAGGCTGGTCATCTCGGGGGTGGCGTAGCGTTCGATCACGCGTGGACGCTATCACGGCTCGCGGCACTAGAATCGAGGAACGACAGCCGATCGCGCATCCGTTCACCGGGAGACGACCATGGCGCCTGACCGCCTACTGACTTCCCTACTGGCCTTCGCAGCTCTCCTGGCCGCGCTGGCCGTCTATGCCCTCGATCGACCCGAGACGGTGCTGATCGGCGCCTTGACGATGATCGTGCCGACGCTGCCGACGCTGGAGCTGCCTCTATCAGGTGTCCTTCCCTCTGCCCTCCATGCCTTCGGATTGGCGCTCCTGGCCCGGCTGCTACGTCCCGGACTCGCGCCCTATGCCGCGGCACTCTCCGCAACAGTGGTCGCACTCTTGCTGGAGTCGGCTCAGCTGCTCGGCCCTCCAGGACTCGCACCCGGCCGAACTCCGCTCAGCGGCACTTTCGATCCCGCCGACCTGCTGATGTGCCTCGTGGGCGGAAGCGCCGCCTTCGTGGCCCTCTACCTCACGAGCTGGCGATCGCCTTCCGAGCGGCACCGGCGAACGGCGATGGAACCAGTCCGGTGGTTGCCTCTCATCGTCGCAGCGACCGCCAGCAGTGTCGCCACCACTCCGACGGGACTTCCGCCCGGCTGGCTGTCGGCCGATCTCACCCGACTCTGCCCGGGAAGTCCGACCCTCCTCTCCTGGAGCACCTCGGCCCAGCACGAGCTCTTCCTCGTAGCCTCGGACCCGGCGGCGATCACACCTGGTTTCGAACGTCTCCCCGTGGAACCGAGCGGAGAGCTGCAGGTCGCGATCCATGGCGATGTCGAATTCCAGCTCCAGGGGCCGCACGGACTGCCTCCCGGGGGCGAGTCGGAGCATTCGTACGCGTTCACCGCTAGCGTCCGGTCGATACCGACAGGAGGTGAAGACCTTGTTCTCTACGCAGAAGCAGGGTGTGCCGGCGGACGTATCACGTGGGATCCGGTTCTGGTTTCGGCCCTGGAACATGACGACCACACGGTGGTCTCCGGTGTCAGCAGCATGGATCCCGGGTTCGGCGAGCCCGTCCCTGGGGATCTGGTCGTCGGGCACGCACTCATCGAACAGCGACTGGCGCCTTCCTCCTCCACGGCTGTATTCGACGGGACTCCACTGGTCGGGGCATGGAGCATAGTTCCCTCCCAACCGCTGGGCGACGGCTACTGCCCTCTGGAAAGCGCCTCGCAGATGCCGGTCGCAGCGATCCGAGTCCATTACGTTTGCCCTGGTGGCACAGGCGCTCAACAGTTGCGGCAGTAATCCTCTTCCCAACGAGTGCATCCCGACGAGGACGAACCCGTATACCTTCGAGCGCTGTCTACCACCAGTGGAGCCCCTACCTCACGTCGATCACCTGGGCACGGGTCACGCGCAGCAGCTCCTGAGGCGCGACCGCGAATACGGCGTCGGGTCTTCCGGCGGCAGCCCAGATCAGTTCGAATCCGAGCAGGTCGCGGTCGAGGTAGATCTTCAGCGAGTCGTCGTGCCCCAGTGGTGGCACTCCGCCCACGGCGAAGCCGGTCCGTTCGCGTACCGACTTCGCATCAGCCATCTCGAGTCGCTCACCCAGTTGCTCGCCAACCTTTCCGAGGTCGACTCTGTTGGCGCCGCTGACCACGATCAACAGCTGTTCTAGGCTGCCAGCAGAGCGGAACACGAGCGACTTGGCGATCTGCGCCACTTCGCAACCCACCGCTCTGGCGGCGTCCTCGGCCGTCCGCGTGGAGTCGGGGAAGCTCTGCAGCTCGACTTCCAGGCCGTGTTCTTCGAGCGCGTTCTGCACTCGATCCAGGCTCCGGCTCGGCTTGGCCATCCGCACCTCCGAATGGCACACGGTAACACTCGACGCTACAGCTCCGGCAGCAACCACCGCTCTCCCGTACGAGGAGGGTTTCTCTCGTCCTGGACAAGCAAAGTTAGTTCACCATGCGTTGCGGCGGGTGGGCCGCGGATGGTACACTTCCACGTTGGTCGACGGGACGCTGGTGCGGCCCGCCCGCGGCAACACCGGCAGTTGGTGACGGCGTGAACCTCACCCTCACTCTGCCGCCAGGTTGTCTGACGACGACAGCTCGGAGGCCCCCAGAGGCAGACCCGGGTGCGTCGCCGCCAGCCTCCGGGGAGGAACGCTTTTGAACGAGGGTCAAGTCGTCCCGGTCCAGATCACGGACGAGATCAAGACGAGCTTCATCAACTACGCCATGTCGGTCATCGTCGACCGGGCGCTTCCTGATGTTCGCGACGGCCTCAAGCCGGTGCAGCGGCGCATCCTCTACGCCATGCAGCAGGAGGGTCTCGCCTCCAATCGCAAGCACTCGAAGAGCGCCGGCGTCGTGGGTGAGGTCATCAAGAAGTACCACCCGCACGGTGACAGTGCGATCTACGACGCCATGGTGCGCATGGCCCAGAGCTGGAACGTGCGCTACCCGCTCGTGGACGGCCAGGGGAACTTCGGATCGATCGACGGGGACCCAGCCGCTGCCTACAGGTATACGGAAGCCCGCATGACGCCGGTAGCCGAAGCGATGCTGGCCGATATCGAGAAGGAGACCGTCGACTTCAAGGACAACTTCGACGGCACCACCGTCGAACCGGAGATCCTCCCGGCTGCCGTGCCCAACATGCTCGTCAACGGCGCCTCGGGCATCGCCGTGGGCATGGCTACGAACATGCCGCCACACAATCTGAACGAAGTGGTCGACGCGCTCCTGGCGATGATCGACGACCGGGACATAGGCGTCGACGGCTTGATGAAGCACATCAGCGGGCCGGACTTCCCGACCGGCGGCGTGATCAGCCGCGAGGGGATCCGCCAGGCGTACGAAACCGGTCGCGGTTCGATCAGGGTTCGCGGACGAGTACGCATCGAGGAGCGCAACAACCGCACCTCGATCGTCGTGACCGAGATCCCCTATCAGGTCAACAAGACCTCGCTCATCCAGACTACGGCCAGCCTGGTGCGCAGCAAGAAGATCGAGGACATCTCCGCGCTGCGGGACGAGTCGGACCGCCAGGGCATGCGGATCGTCTTCGAACTCAAACGCGGCTCGATCCCGGAACTCGTCCTCAACCAGCTCTACAAGTACACCCAGCTGCAATCGTCGTTCGCGGTCAACAACGTCTGCATCGTGGGACGCTCGCCCCGGCTGCTCTCCCTTCGCGAGACCCTCTCCTACTATCTCGACCACCGTGCCGACGTGGTACGGCGCCGTACCGAGTTCGAACTGCGGAAGGCTCTCGAGCGCGCCCACATCCTCGAGGGTTACCTCATCGCGCTCGACCGGCTCGATGAAGTCATCGCCCTGATCCGCGCCTCGGCCGACGGCCCCACCGCCAGGACCGGTCTCATGAGCGAGTTCGGGTTGAGCGAGGCCCAGGCGCAGGCGGTCCTCGACATGCGCCTCCAGCGCCTCACCGGTCTCGAGCGTGAGAAGCTCCAGCAGGAATACCGCGAACTGCAGGAGGAGATCGCCCGGCTGCGCACCATCCTCGGTGACGAAGCTGAGCTCTGGAAGGTCATCAAGGGTGAGCTGAAGGACGTCAAGAAGCAGTTCGGCGACGAGCGTCGTACCCAGATCGTCGAGCTGACCGACGACATAGGCAAGGAAGACCTGATCGCCGAGGAGCAGATGGTCGTCACCTTGACGCGCGGCGGCTACATCAAGCGAACAGCTCTCTCCGCGTACCGGGCCCAGGCGCGTGGGGGCCGCGGGGCCACCGCACAGAAGGCCAAGGACGACGACATCAACTCGATGCTCCTGGTGGGCAGCACCCACGACTACCTGCTCTTCTTCACCGATCGCGGCCGCGTCTATCGGGAGAAGATCTACGATCTGCCCGAGGCCGACCGCGCGGCGCGGGGATCGCACGTGCGCAACCTGCTGCCGCTCGAGAACGACGAAGCGGTTCAGACGGTGCTCTCTCTGCGTGACATGGACGCCGACGGCTACTTCGTGTTCGCGACTCGTCGTG
Coding sequences:
- the purS gene encoding phosphoribosylformylglycinamidine synthase subunit PurS, whose product is MPEYRAVVEVMLKRSILDPQGRTVETTLKRLGHDNISDLRVGKRIEMKLSGEREALEKQLDEVARKTLANPVLEDVTFELIELDSQ
- the purC gene encoding phosphoribosylaminoimidazolesuccinocarboxamide synthase, giving the protein MEKPPDRTRLKYEGKAKKVWETADPELFIVEYKDDATAFNAQKRGTIARKGIINNAISCRLFAMLAQHGVPTHLVGKLSEREQLVRAVEIVPVEVIVRNRTAGSFAKRYGVDEGLELDPTVIEWCYKSDELGDPPMNDATAVALGFASEDDLTRMFELAIEVNEALGHFLMDRDLDLVDFKMEFGRTPDGELVLADEISPDTCRLWDARTGEKLDKDRFRRDLGRVEEAYEEVLRRVEGGGAHEEIDA
- the purB gene encoding adenylosuccinate lyase; translation: MIERYATPEMTSLWSEANRYRTWLAVELAATEAWEELGEVPAGTAERIRQRLEDHPLDEEFARRVAEIEKTTRHDIVAFTRALTERAGEEARFIHLGLTSTDVVDTAQNLLLRDAMSLVIADVEALREVVRERAVEHRHTPVIGRTHGIHAEPMTFGLKFLNFYAALGRDLLRLEAARDGVSVAMVSGSVGTYAHVPPSIEAHVSKGLGLQSDAITNQTVARDRHAQLMSSLAILGTTLERIAVEIRHLQRTEVREAQEGFARGQTGSSSMPHKKNPIATENISGIARLLRSNLQAALENVVLWHERDISHSSVERVILPDSTTLASYAARRTTRVVTDLVVYPEAMRRNLEALNGLVYSQRVLHMLVEHGMMREQAYEIVQRNSLRSWEEGTHLRELLARDPDNPLSAQELAAAFDPAWYLRHVDDIYGRFGL
- a CDS encoding YbaK/EbsC family protein, with the protein product MAKPSRSLDRVQNALEEHGLEVELQSFPDSTRTAEDAARAVGCEVAQIAKSLVFRSAGSLEQLLIVVSGANRVDLGKVGEQLGERLEMADAKSVRERTGFAVGGVPPLGHDDSLKIYLDRDLLGFELIWAAAGRPDAVFAVAPQELLRVTRAQVIDVR
- the gyrA gene encoding DNA gyrase subunit A; the protein is MNEGQVVPVQITDEIKTSFINYAMSVIVDRALPDVRDGLKPVQRRILYAMQQEGLASNRKHSKSAGVVGEVIKKYHPHGDSAIYDAMVRMAQSWNVRYPLVDGQGNFGSIDGDPAAAYRYTEARMTPVAEAMLADIEKETVDFKDNFDGTTVEPEILPAAVPNMLVNGASGIAVGMATNMPPHNLNEVVDALLAMIDDRDIGVDGLMKHISGPDFPTGGVISREGIRQAYETGRGSIRVRGRVRIEERNNRTSIVVTEIPYQVNKTSLIQTTASLVRSKKIEDISALRDESDRQGMRIVFELKRGSIPELVLNQLYKYTQLQSSFAVNNVCIVGRSPRLLSLRETLSYYLDHRADVVRRRTEFELRKALERAHILEGYLIALDRLDEVIALIRASADGPTARTGLMSEFGLSEAQAQAVLDMRLQRLTGLEREKLQQEYRELQEEIARLRTILGDEAELWKVIKGELKDVKKQFGDERRTQIVELTDDIGKEDLIAEEQMVVTLTRGGYIKRTALSAYRAQARGGRGATAQKAKDDDINSMLLVGSTHDYLLFFTDRGRVYREKIYDLPEADRAARGSHVRNLLPLENDEAVQTVLSLRDMDADGYFVFATRRGLIKRTAIRDYSNINSAGLIAINLLDGDELVAVRITDGNADIVLATEGGQAIRFEESQVRDTGRATQGVNGVRLKGDDIVVSLAVIGEEHKESAELLAVSERGFGKRTLLSEYPVQGRGGQGVITLKVTPRTGTLVGLNCVLGDEDLLLLSERGVLIRTKVEQVSSYGRSSQGVTIMRLDDGDRVVSAMVMVAEENLEKVAEEKEAAERKDLN